The proteins below are encoded in one region of Centropristis striata isolate RG_2023a ecotype Rhode Island chromosome 12, C.striata_1.0, whole genome shotgun sequence:
- the urp1 gene encoding urotensin-related peptide 1 has translation MLSIALFYLVAVICSARRTHALPLYPDTNMEPQADFIQKLVSEVEDGANPAEGEQREVNNLYPLLMQHNGGRDSWNKGAKDSAQEDKYVNMVGDLREAVLKLAAADKLRSQAFLRSEQNLPKTNKRACFWKYCVTN, from the exons ATGCTTTCTATAGCTCTGTTTTACCTCGTAGCTGTGATTTGTTCTGCAAGACGGACACATGCTCTACCTCTGTACCCCGACACCAACATGGAGCCACAGGCAG ATTTCATTCAGAAGTTGGTGTCAGAGGTGGAGGACGGAGCGAACCCTGCTGAGGGCGAGCAGAGAGAGGTGAACAATCTGTATCCTCTGCTGATGCAGCACAACGGAGGGAGAGACTCCTggaataaag gtGCTAAAGATTCAGCACAGGAAGACAAGTATGTAAACATG GTGGGGGACCTCAGAGAAGCCGTGTTGAAGCTGGCAGCGGCTGACAAGCTTCGCTCTCAGGCTTTTCTCAGATCAGAACAGAACTTgccaaagacaaacaaaagag CATGTTTCTGGAAATACTGTGTGACCAACTAG
- the clic2 gene encoding chloride intracellular channel protein 2, with amino-acid sequence MALRQNSDKEPSIELFIKAGHDGENVGNCPFCQRLFMVLWLKGVKFTVTTVDMRKKPAELKDLAPGTNPPFLLYNGTLKTDFIKIEEFLEQTLAPPRYPHLSPLNKESFDVGADIFAKFSAFIKNSPNNAFHEKNLLREFKRLDNYLNSPLPEEVDHNSRESVGVSKRKFLDGDRLTLADCNLLPKLHVIRIAAKKYCDFDIPTEFTGVWRYLQNAYEREEFKQTCPANIEIEKAYFSVANKRK; translated from the exons ATGGCACTTCGACAGAACTCTGACAAGGAGCCAAGCATTGAGTTGTTCATTAAG GCTGGGCATGATGGCGAGAACGTGGGGAACTGCCCCTTCTGTCAGAGGCTGTTCATGGTGTTGTGGCTGAAAGGAGTCAAGTTCACAGTGACCACTGTCGACATGAGGAA gAAGCCGGCTGAGCTCAAAGACCTGGCCCCGGGGACCaaccctcctttcctcctctacAACGGCACCCTCAAAACAGACTTCATCAAAATCGAGGAGTTTCTTGAACAAACACTGGCTCCTCCGAG gTATCCTCATCTCAGCCCGCTGAACAAAGAGTCCTTTGACGTGGGCgctgacatttttgcaaagttctCTGCTTTCATCAAGAACAGTCCAAATAACGCCT TCCATGAGAAAAACCTCCTGCGGGAGTTCAAGCGTCTGGACAACTACCTGAACTCGCCGCTCCCCGAGGAGGTCGACCACAACTCCAGAGAGTCCGTCGGTGTCTCCAAGAGGAAGTTTCTGGACGGCGACCGCCTCACTTTAGCTGACTGCAACCTGCTGCCCAAACTGCACGTCATCAGG ATTGCTGCCAAGAAGTACTGTGACTTTGACATCCCCACAGAGTTCACCGGCGTGTGGAGATACCTTCAGAACGCCTACGAGAGAGAGGAGTTCAAACAGACGTGTCCCGCCAACATCGAAATCGAGAAGGCTTACTTCAGCGTGGCCAACAAGAGGAAATAA